A region of Cellulophaga sp. RHA19 DNA encodes the following proteins:
- a CDS encoding glycoside hydrolase family 117 protein produces the protein MNGTLLKQIVKTSLFVFMLAACQSQKSEIKEEAVAEINAEENSLGFPWDIPKTKPNRPLSKAMERLYDNYLTPRPQDNELFSSFKYTKLKGLDYNEGDGTISRRDPSKIIKENGKYYVWYTKRETKVPPVGFKNADKATDEIPSTDWDLCDIWFATSEDGFTWQEQGIAIKRPKKPAVGWRSVATTDILKWEGKYYLYYQSFMEASGTKGDHCPVAVSYSDSPNGPWTPANKIIIPNGEPGTWDQFSIHDPYPLVYNNKIYVYYKSAYGNRPDYLVGNGLAIADHPLGPFTKHSLNPLFNSGHETALFPFKEGIAALVIRDGNENNTIQYAVDGVNFDIASVTSLMPTAAGSYVADAFNSNGNGRGITWGLSHFTNMGTANKSYSILGRFDCDLSLDINDPSMKNTQLWLDPEVYFSQGLNSKQLQRIKEQNAK, from the coding sequence ATGAATGGTACTTTATTAAAACAAATAGTAAAAACTAGTTTGTTTGTTTTTATGTTAGCTGCTTGCCAGTCACAAAAAAGCGAAATAAAAGAAGAAGCTGTAGCAGAAATAAATGCAGAAGAAAATAGTTTAGGGTTTCCGTGGGATATTCCAAAAACAAAACCTAATAGGCCTTTAAGTAAAGCAATGGAACGTCTTTATGATAATTACTTAACTCCTAGACCACAAGATAATGAGTTGTTCTCTAGTTTTAAATACACCAAACTAAAAGGCTTAGATTATAATGAAGGAGATGGAACCATTTCAAGACGTGATCCTTCAAAAATTATAAAAGAAAACGGAAAGTATTATGTGTGGTATACAAAAAGAGAAACTAAAGTACCACCTGTAGGTTTTAAAAATGCAGATAAAGCAACAGATGAAATTCCGTCTACAGATTGGGACTTATGTGATATTTGGTTTGCAACATCTGAAGATGGTTTTACTTGGCAAGAGCAAGGTATTGCTATAAAAAGGCCAAAAAAGCCAGCTGTAGGTTGGCGCTCTGTTGCCACTACCGATATTTTAAAATGGGAAGGTAAATATTATTTATACTATCAATCATTTATGGAGGCTAGTGGTACAAAAGGTGATCATTGTCCTGTAGCGGTATCATACTCAGACTCACCTAATGGTCCTTGGACACCAGCAAACAAGATTATTATTCCTAACGGAGAACCAGGAACTTGGGATCAATTTTCAATTCATGATCCTTATCCACTTGTGTACAATAATAAAATTTATGTGTATTATAAATCAGCTTACGGAAACAGACCAGATTATTTAGTTGGTAACGGTTTAGCAATTGCAGATCATCCGCTAGGACCTTTTACAAAACACTCTCTAAATCCTTTATTTAATTCAGGTCATGAAACAGCATTGTTTCCTTTTAAAGAAGGAATTGCAGCTTTGGTTATTCGTGATGGTAATGAAAACAATACCATTCAATATGCAGTAGATGGTGTTAATTTTGATATTGCTTCGGTAACAAGTTTAATGCCAACTGCCGCAGGATCTTACGTAGCAGATGCCTTTAATAGCAACGGTAATGGTAGAGGTATTACTTGGGGGTTGTCGCATTTTACAAATATGGGTACAGCAAATAAATCATACAGTATTTTAGGTAGGTTTGATTGTGATTTAAGTTTAGATATTAACGATCCAAGTATGAAAAACACGCAACTGTGGCTAGATCCCGAAGTCTATTTCTCTCAAGGTTTAAATAGTAAACAACTGCAAAGAATAAAAGAACAAAATGCTAAGTAA
- a CDS encoding sulfatase-like hydrolase/transferase gives MKKVLFLLMLFTVISKAQEKPNIVFILTDDQSYDLLGCTGNTIVKTPNIDKLADNGILFTNAHVTSAICTPSRISILLSQYERKHGVNFNSGTSVSDVAWQNSYPVVMRKNGYYTGWVGKNHAPIGKGGYQSGLMEKSFDYWYAGHGHLGFYPKDNHAIFNDAIAFTQPEIINEGVDDFLDPNARKLKGALHFLENRPADKPFMLSINFNLPHGAGTRSMKLKDNDDDIYKTLYRDLNIPLPDNYVAKKDITTPKLPASLLHTEDRQTGYNYVDTPATIKERYIRELEAMTGIDRLVGNLIQKLKSLKLDKNTIIIFTSDHGLFSGQQGLGGKALCYEQTTHVPIIVYNPKAKKKLKGVKSDALVQSIDIAPSMLAMAGISIPNTYQGKNITSLINGSKAEVRKYVFTENLWSTHFGNPRCEAVQTKEWKYIRYYKNNNFSATKEIAYAKEFNIPVNEMLYKMHDPGIAVYRNYIEAPLQGEQPVYEELYNLKTDRAELHNLIDNPEYSSVLKNLKAQWKIEITQARGSKKTEVYRYTNDMYPSAKH, from the coding sequence ATGAAAAAAGTACTATTTTTATTAATGCTATTTACTGTAATTAGCAAAGCCCAAGAAAAACCAAATATTGTATTTATACTTACAGATGACCAGTCTTATGATTTGCTTGGTTGTACTGGAAATACAATTGTAAAAACTCCAAACATAGATAAGCTAGCAGATAATGGTATATTATTTACCAATGCACACGTTACAAGTGCTATTTGTACACCAAGTAGAATTTCTATTTTATTAAGCCAGTATGAGCGTAAACATGGTGTAAATTTTAACTCTGGCACAAGTGTTTCAGATGTTGCTTGGCAAAATTCTTACCCTGTTGTTATGCGTAAAAACGGATATTACACAGGTTGGGTTGGCAAAAACCACGCTCCAATAGGTAAAGGTGGTTACCAAAGTGGATTAATGGAAAAAAGTTTTGACTATTGGTATGCTGGTCACGGGCATTTAGGTTTTTACCCTAAGGACAATCATGCTATTTTTAATGATGCTATAGCTTTTACGCAACCAGAAATTATTAATGAAGGTGTAGACGATTTTTTAGATCCAAATGCTCGTAAATTAAAAGGTGCATTACATTTTTTAGAAAACAGACCTGCAGATAAACCTTTTATGCTTTCTATAAATTTTAATTTACCACACGGAGCAGGTACACGCTCTATGAAATTAAAAGATAATGATGACGATATATATAAAACCTTATATAGAGATTTAAACATTCCGTTACCCGATAATTATGTTGCAAAAAAAGACATTACCACACCTAAATTACCTGCTAGTCTATTGCATACAGAAGATAGACAAACTGGCTACAATTATGTAGATACACCCGCAACAATTAAAGAACGTTACATAAGAGAATTGGAGGCAATGACTGGCATAGACAGGCTAGTTGGTAATTTAATACAAAAATTAAAAAGTCTTAAGTTAGACAAGAATACTATTATCATTTTTACATCTGATCATGGTCTTTTTAGTGGGCAACAAGGGCTTGGAGGAAAAGCATTGTGTTATGAGCAAACCACACACGTACCTATAATAGTATACAACCCAAAAGCAAAAAAAAAGCTAAAAGGGGTTAAGAGTGATGCTTTGGTGCAATCTATAGACATTGCTCCTAGTATGCTTGCAATGGCTGGTATTTCTATTCCAAACACTTATCAAGGAAAAAATATAACTAGTCTTATTAATGGTTCTAAAGCAGAAGTTAGAAAATATGTTTTCACAGAAAATTTATGGTCTACTCATTTTGGAAACCCTAGGTGTGAAGCTGTACAAACTAAAGAATGGAAATACATTAGGTATTATAAAAACAATAATTTTTCTGCAACTAAAGAAATAGCATATGCTAAAGAGTTTAATATTCCTGTAAACGAAATGTTGTATAAAATGCATGATCCAGGTATTGCTGTATATAGAAATTACATAGAGGCCCCTTTACAAGGAGAACAACCTGTGTATGAAGAATTGTACAACTTAAAAACAGATAGAGCAGAATTACATAACTTAATTGACAACCCTGAATACAGTTCAGTTTTAAAAAACCTTAAAGCCCAATGGAAAATAGAAATAACCCAAGCTAGAGGTTCTAAAAAAACAGAAGTTTATAGGTATACAAATGATATGTACCCAAGTGCTAAACACTAA
- a CDS encoding arylsulfatase gives MQRYTKLLLTGILFSLTIGCQPKQKEIATNTKPNVILVITDDQGYGDIGAHGNSIIKTPNIDSLYSESYHLTNFHVSPTCAPTRASLMTGRYANSTGVWHTVGGWSLLREQEKTLGNMFEEAGYITGGFGKWHLGDNYPHRPEDKGFNETVMHGGGGVQQTPDYWNNTYFNDTYLHNGNPEKYNGYCTDVFFTEAINFIEKSKDKPFFCYIAPNAPHGPYNVPKAYYDIYKGLNDTILADTQKRFYGMITNIDDNFGKLRNKLKELKIADNTILIFMTDNGTSAGYYNKKGKVTGYNAGMRGAKGSHYDGGHRVPFFIYWKDGKISTAKDIHTLTAQIDILPTLAELCNIDLPKNHLDIDGQSLVAVLKGKDTLNNRLLITDSQRVQNPKKWKSSAVMQNKWRLINGKELYDISTDIGQKKDIAAINQKKVKEMRAFYNSWWTQVSKDFDKEIYFKIGSNKENPITLTAHDIHGKETMQPWNQIQIRQGKVGAGYWSVDILEDGNYEVSLRRYPKESNLAINTTTPPITTKEIIGLQKDIPEGKNLNYSKASIQFEKQIVSEIDVKENDLSANFNINLKAGKTKMYANFISDKGEKNVAYYVYIKKL, from the coding sequence ATGCAGCGTTATACAAAACTCTTACTAACTGGAATTTTATTTTCACTGACTATTGGTTGCCAACCCAAACAAAAAGAAATTGCTACCAATACCAAACCAAATGTAATTTTAGTAATTACAGATGATCAAGGCTATGGTGATATTGGTGCTCACGGAAATTCTATTATAAAAACACCTAATATAGACAGTTTATATTCTGAGAGTTATCACCTAACCAATTTTCATGTTAGTCCTACTTGCGCACCTACTCGCGCTTCTTTAATGACTGGCAGATATGCTAACAGTACTGGTGTGTGGCACACAGTAGGCGGTTGGTCCTTACTTAGGGAGCAAGAAAAAACTTTGGGTAATATGTTTGAAGAAGCTGGCTACATTACAGGTGGTTTTGGTAAATGGCACTTGGGTGACAACTACCCACATAGACCAGAAGATAAAGGTTTTAATGAAACAGTAATGCACGGCGGCGGCGGTGTACAACAAACTCCAGATTATTGGAACAATACTTATTTTAACGACACATACTTACATAACGGAAACCCAGAAAAATACAATGGTTATTGTACAGATGTGTTTTTTACAGAAGCCATTAATTTTATAGAAAAAAGTAAAGACAAACCCTTTTTTTGCTACATAGCACCAAATGCGCCACACGGTCCTTACAATGTACCTAAAGCGTATTACGACATTTACAAAGGTTTAAACGATACCATATTAGCCGACACACAAAAGCGTTTTTATGGAATGATTACTAATATTGATGACAATTTTGGTAAGCTTAGAAATAAACTTAAAGAATTAAAGATTGCTGATAATACCATCTTAATTTTTATGACAGATAATGGCACATCTGCTGGTTACTACAATAAAAAAGGTAAAGTTACTGGGTATAATGCAGGTATGCGTGGTGCAAAAGGCAGCCATTATGATGGCGGACACAGAGTTCCGTTTTTTATTTATTGGAAAGACGGTAAAATAAGTACTGCAAAAGATATACATACACTTACTGCGCAAATAGATATTTTACCAACATTAGCAGAATTGTGTAACATAGACTTGCCAAAAAATCATTTAGATATAGACGGACAAAGTTTGGTTGCTGTGCTAAAAGGAAAAGATACTTTAAACAATAGACTTTTAATAACAGACTCACAGCGTGTTCAAAATCCAAAAAAATGGAAAAGCTCTGCTGTAATGCAAAATAAATGGCGTTTAATTAATGGTAAAGAACTTTATGATATTAGCACAGATATTGGTCAGAAAAAAGATATTGCAGCTATTAACCAAAAAAAAGTTAAAGAAATGAGAGCCTTTTACAATAGTTGGTGGACACAAGTATCTAAAGACTTTGATAAAGAAATTTACTTTAAAATAGGTTCTAATAAAGAAAACCCTATTACACTAACTGCACATGATATACATGGTAAAGAAACTATGCAACCTTGGAACCAAATACAAATTAGACAAGGTAAAGTTGGTGCTGGTTATTGGAGTGTAGATATTTTAGAAGATGGTAATTATGAGGTTTCATTAAGGAGGTACCCAAAAGAGTCTAACTTGGCTATTAACACCACTACTCCACCAATTACTACTAAAGAAATTATTGGTTTGCAAAAAGATATTCCAGAAGGTAAAAACTTAAATTATAGTAAGGCTTCTATACAGTTTGAAAAACAAATAGTTTCTGAAATTGATGTAAAAGAGAATGATTTGTCAGCAAACTTCAATATCAATTTAAAAGCAGGAAAAACTAAGATGTATGCTAATTTTATTTCTGATAAAGGAGAAAAGAACGTGGCTTACTACGTTTATATTAAAAAGTTATAA